One Streptomyces sp. R28 DNA window includes the following coding sequences:
- a CDS encoding response regulator, producing MIEVLVVDDDIRVARVNAAYVEKVPGFHVAGEAHSAAEALRQVEELPRLDLVLMDHYLPDGTGLSVVQEMRRRGLQTDVIMVTAARDVSTVQAAMRQGALQYLVKPFAFAGLRAKLEAYAELRRTLDGGGEAEQAEVDRIFGALSASSEPVLPKGHSPTTAELVRQSLMNAEGPLSAQEIAERTGVSRQTAQRYLKLLERTGRARLTLKYGDAGRPEHRYVWATRA from the coding sequence ATGATCGAGGTCCTGGTCGTGGACGACGACATACGCGTCGCGCGGGTCAACGCCGCCTACGTCGAGAAGGTGCCGGGCTTCCATGTCGCCGGCGAGGCACACAGCGCGGCCGAGGCACTTCGCCAGGTGGAGGAGCTGCCCCGGCTGGACCTCGTCCTCATGGATCACTATCTGCCCGACGGGACCGGCCTGTCGGTCGTCCAGGAGATGCGCCGACGCGGCCTGCAGACCGACGTGATCATGGTGACGGCGGCCCGGGACGTGTCGACGGTGCAGGCGGCGATGCGGCAGGGGGCGCTGCAGTACCTGGTCAAGCCGTTCGCCTTCGCCGGCCTGCGCGCCAAGCTGGAGGCGTACGCGGAGCTGCGCCGCACCCTCGACGGCGGCGGCGAGGCGGAACAGGCCGAGGTGGACCGCATCTTCGGCGCCCTGTCCGCGTCGTCGGAGCCCGTCCTGCCCAAGGGCCACTCCCCCACCACCGCGGAACTCGTCCGCCAGTCCCTGATGAACGCCGAAGGCCCTCTGTCGGCCCAGGAGATCGCCGAGCGGACCGGGGTGAGCCGCCAGACCGCCCAGCGCTATCTCAAGCTCCTGGAACGCACGGGACGGGCCCGCCTCACCCTCAAGTACGGCGACGCGGGCCGCCCGGAACACCGTTACGTGTGGGCGACCCGCGCCTGA
- a CDS encoding ATP-binding protein has translation MSPTPPARRRRLGLPRRMFAQMLLMQVAIAAGVAVLATGLFLAPLSDQLDDQAMRRALSIAQTTAAQPRIAEDLVSTRATAGGPVQREAERIRKATKAEYVVVMNRQGVRWSHPTPSEIGRIVSTDPGQALAGHEVMQIDDGTLGRTARGKVPLRDGDGGIVGAVSVGIAYDSVRARLLHAIPGLLAYAGGALAVGALAAWLISRRVQRQTRDLAFSDISALLAEREAMLHGIREGVVALDRGGRIRLLNDEAQRLLGIGDEAVGRSLDEALGEGRTTDVLAGRVTGTDLLTVRGQRVLVANRMPTDDGAVATLRDRTELEQLGRELDSTRGLIDALRAQDHEHANRMHTLLGLLELEMYDDAVEFVGEVVGDHRATAEQVAEKIQDPLLAALLVGKATVAAERGVALHLSDGTRLPDRLVDPRGLVTIVGNLVDNALDAVAGTPHARVEVESRAEGRTAILRVRDTGPGIPAEHRELIFTEGWSTKKPPAHRERGIGLSLVRRLAERQGGTATVGEAAGGGAEFTVVLPEALAEPDLEPALSLPSAARSTAEEESR, from the coding sequence ATGAGCCCCACTCCCCCCGCACGTCGCCGGCGCCTCGGTCTGCCCCGGCGGATGTTCGCGCAGATGCTGCTGATGCAGGTGGCGATCGCCGCGGGAGTCGCGGTGCTCGCGACCGGACTGTTCCTCGCTCCGCTCAGCGACCAGCTGGACGATCAGGCGATGCGCCGTGCGCTGTCGATCGCGCAGACCACCGCGGCCCAGCCGCGGATCGCCGAGGATCTGGTGAGCACGCGCGCTACGGCCGGCGGGCCGGTCCAGCGGGAGGCGGAGCGGATCCGCAAGGCGACCAAGGCCGAGTACGTCGTCGTGATGAACCGGCAGGGGGTGCGCTGGTCCCACCCCACGCCGAGCGAGATCGGCAGGATCGTCTCGACCGACCCGGGCCAGGCCCTCGCCGGCCACGAGGTCATGCAGATCGACGACGGCACCCTGGGCCGCACCGCCCGCGGCAAGGTGCCGCTGCGCGACGGCGACGGCGGGATCGTCGGGGCGGTCTCGGTCGGTATCGCGTACGACAGCGTGCGGGCCCGGCTGCTGCACGCGATCCCCGGGCTGCTCGCATACGCGGGCGGGGCCCTGGCGGTCGGCGCGCTGGCCGCCTGGCTCATCTCCCGCCGGGTCCAGCGGCAGACCCGGGACCTGGCCTTCTCGGACATCTCGGCGCTGCTCGCGGAGCGCGAGGCGATGCTGCACGGCATCCGGGAGGGCGTCGTCGCCCTGGACCGCGGCGGCCGTATCCGCCTGCTGAACGACGAGGCGCAGCGCCTGCTGGGCATCGGTGACGAGGCCGTCGGCCGGTCCCTCGACGAGGCGCTCGGCGAGGGCCGTACGACCGATGTGCTGGCCGGCCGGGTGACGGGCACCGACCTGCTCACGGTCCGCGGCCAGCGCGTCCTGGTCGCCAACCGCATGCCCACCGACGACGGCGCCGTCGCGACCTTGCGCGACCGCACCGAGCTGGAGCAGCTCGGCCGGGAGCTCGACTCCACGCGCGGCCTGATCGACGCCCTGCGCGCCCAGGACCACGAGCACGCCAACCGTATGCACACCCTCCTCGGGCTGCTTGAGCTGGAGATGTACGACGACGCCGTGGAGTTCGTCGGCGAGGTGGTCGGCGATCACCGGGCCACCGCGGAGCAGGTCGCCGAGAAGATCCAGGACCCGCTGCTCGCCGCCCTCCTGGTCGGCAAGGCGACCGTGGCGGCCGAGCGCGGCGTCGCGCTGCACCTGTCGGACGGTACCCGGCTGCCGGACCGGCTGGTCGACCCCCGAGGGCTCGTCACGATCGTCGGCAACCTGGTGGACAACGCGCTGGACGCCGTCGCGGGCACGCCGCACGCGCGCGTGGAGGTCGAATCGCGTGCCGAGGGGCGCACCGCGATCCTCAGGGTGCGCGACACGGGGCCGGGAATCCCCGCGGAGCACCGCGAGTTGATCTTCACCGAGGGGTGGTCCACCAAGAAGCCGCCGGCCCACCGCGAACGCGGCATCGGGCTCTCCCTGGTGCGCAGGCTCGCCGAACGGCAGGGCGGCACCGCGACCGTGGGCGAAGCGGCGGGCGGCGGCGCGGAGTTCACCGTGGTCCTGCCCGAGGCGCTGGCCGAGCCCGACCTGGAACCCGCCCTCAGCCTGCCGTCAGCCGCGCGGAGCACCGCCGAGGAGGAGTCGCGATGA
- a CDS encoding sucrase ferredoxin, translating into MSTCSTVSQDLDEPIAGTAATATTWLLLEQSGPWGAKALTQSHLDPVLGRALEAAAKGTGVRVALIRRPGRHADCGTSAERRVYAAHTVPGNVWLHAATTHDPEQLLDLDFAALGRGDHHTFDSALQGRPHTGDPLALVCTNGKRDRCCALLGRPLAAELAASGVQGVWEVTHLGGHRFSPTLLVLPYGYAYGRAQAHAVKEVLHSVQEGRIVVEGCRGNSAWERPGQAAELAVRSAAGEYAAEALSVVGTVVRTDGAAPRWEVTVAHADGRHWRVVVAQGASLPPRPESCGASVLGSPARMDVTAVRELTAATALAS; encoded by the coding sequence GTGAGTACGTGCTCAACCGTCTCGCAGGACCTCGACGAGCCCATCGCGGGGACCGCGGCGACCGCGACGACCTGGCTGCTGCTGGAGCAGTCCGGTCCGTGGGGTGCCAAGGCACTCACGCAGAGCCACCTGGATCCCGTGCTGGGCCGCGCCCTGGAGGCGGCCGCGAAGGGCACGGGCGTGCGTGTGGCGCTGATCCGCCGCCCCGGCCGCCACGCCGACTGCGGAACTTCCGCCGAGCGCCGGGTCTACGCGGCCCACACCGTGCCCGGAAACGTCTGGCTGCACGCCGCCACGACTCACGACCCGGAGCAGTTGCTCGACCTGGACTTCGCCGCCCTCGGCAGGGGTGACCACCACACCTTCGACTCGGCCCTCCAGGGGCGGCCCCACACCGGCGACCCGCTCGCCCTCGTCTGCACCAACGGCAAGCGGGACCGCTGCTGCGCACTGCTCGGCCGCCCTCTGGCCGCCGAGCTCGCCGCCTCCGGCGTGCAGGGTGTCTGGGAGGTCACCCATCTGGGCGGACATCGGTTCTCACCGACGTTGCTGGTGCTGCCGTACGGCTACGCCTACGGCCGGGCGCAGGCCCACGCCGTCAAGGAGGTCCTGCACAGCGTCCAGGAGGGACGGATCGTCGTCGAGGGGTGCCGCGGGAACTCGGCGTGGGAGCGGCCGGGCCAGGCAGCCGAGCTGGCCGTGCGCTCGGCTGCGGGCGAGTACGCCGCGGAAGCACTGAGCGTCGTAGGGACCGTCGTACGGACGGACGGCGCGGCCCCCCGGTGGGAAGTGACGGTCGCCCACGCGGACGGGCGCCACTGGAGGGTCGTCGTGGCACAGGGCGCGTCCCTGCCACCTCGCCCGGAGAGCTGTGGAGCGTCGGTGCTCGGCTCGCCCGCGCGCATGGATGTGACGGCCGTACGCGAACTGACGGCGGCGACGGCACTCGCAAGCTGA
- a CDS encoding DegT/DnrJ/EryC1/StrS family aminotransferase has protein sequence MTTYVWDYLAEYQNERTDLLDAVETVFSSGQLVLGPSVEGFEREFADYHGLRHCAGVDNGTNAVKLGLQALGIGPGDEVITVSNTAAPTVVAIDGTGATPVFVDVRADDYLMDTDQVADAITPRTKALLPVHLYGQCVDMAPLRALAEEHGLVVLEDCAQAHGARHHGALAGTLGDAAAFSFYPTKVLGAYGDGGAVLTADETVDRALRRLRYYGMEDVYYVVQTPGHNSRLDEVQAEILRRRLTRLPRYVEDRRAVARRYAEGLADLTGAGGLVLPSIAEGNDHVYYVYVVRHPRRDDIIEALKGYGISLNISYPWPVHTMTGFAHLGYAKGSLPVTEHLADEIFSLPMYPTLPTDVQDKVIAALHEVLGTL, from the coding sequence GTGACTACCTACGTCTGGGACTACCTGGCGGAATACCAGAACGAACGCACGGACCTCCTCGACGCCGTCGAGACCGTCTTCAGCTCCGGGCAGTTGGTACTCGGCCCCAGCGTGGAAGGCTTCGAGAGGGAGTTCGCGGACTACCACGGCCTGCGTCACTGCGCCGGTGTCGACAACGGCACCAACGCCGTCAAGCTGGGTCTCCAGGCGCTCGGCATCGGCCCGGGGGACGAGGTCATCACCGTCTCCAACACCGCCGCGCCGACGGTGGTGGCCATCGACGGCACCGGTGCCACCCCCGTCTTCGTCGATGTCCGCGCCGACGACTACCTCATGGACACCGACCAGGTGGCGGACGCCATCACCCCGCGCACCAAGGCGCTGCTGCCCGTCCATCTGTACGGGCAGTGCGTCGACATGGCTCCCTTGCGCGCGCTGGCCGAGGAACACGGTCTGGTGGTGCTGGAGGACTGTGCCCAGGCCCACGGCGCCCGCCACCACGGCGCGTTGGCCGGCACGCTGGGTGACGCCGCCGCCTTCTCGTTCTACCCCACGAAGGTCCTCGGTGCGTACGGCGACGGCGGAGCCGTCCTCACCGCCGACGAAACCGTCGACCGTGCGCTGCGCAGACTGCGCTACTACGGCATGGAGGACGTCTACTACGTCGTTCAAACGCCCGGCCACAACAGCCGGCTCGACGAGGTACAGGCCGAGATCCTGCGTCGCAGGCTCACCCGGCTCCCCCGGTATGTCGAGGACCGACGCGCGGTCGCCCGGCGCTACGCCGAAGGGCTGGCCGACCTGACGGGGGCCGGCGGCCTCGTGCTCCCGTCCATCGCGGAGGGGAACGACCACGTGTACTACGTGTACGTCGTCCGTCATCCCCGCCGCGACGACATCATCGAGGCCCTGAAGGGATACGGCATCTCCCTGAACATCAGCTACCCGTGGCCGGTGCACACCATGACCGGCTTCGCGCACCTGGGCTACGCCAAGGGATCGCTGCCCGTCACGGAGCACCTGGCGGACGAGATCTTCTCGTTGCCGATGTATCCGACGCTGCCCACCGATGTCCAGGACAAAGTGATCGCTGCCCTGCACGAGGTGCTGGGCACGCTCTGA
- a CDS encoding NAD-dependent epimerase/dehydratase family protein, with product MSQRGPRPGERASARVAATPSHGSVIVLGGAGYVGRHVCAAFAARGRDVVWVGRRAPERPMPYRCVTLDLAGTDAGKLAEVLDAERPDTVVNCVGSIWGRTDAQMWSATAVPTLRLLDALALMAARPRLVHLGSVLEYGPVPPDTSVGADATPLPDTAYGRSKLAASDAVLRGTADGRVDGIVLRVSNVSGPGTPRISLLGQVAERLLAAAGTGTEAVVELSRLRAHRDYVDVRDVADAVVAAARAPAVAVPVGIGRGEAVAVRALVDLFIEVSGVPARVVERPAPGRKPGAREDWLRVDIGAARALLGWEPRRSLRESVHDCWQDMVRTHRFPTTPSKHSGG from the coding sequence GTGTCCCAGCGCGGGCCCCGCCCCGGTGAACGTGCGTCCGCCCGGGTCGCGGCCACCCCCTCGCACGGCAGCGTCATCGTGCTGGGCGGTGCCGGCTATGTCGGGCGCCATGTGTGCGCCGCCTTCGCCGCGCGGGGCCGCGACGTCGTGTGGGTGGGCCGCCGCGCCCCCGAGCGGCCGATGCCGTACCGGTGCGTCACCCTCGACCTGGCCGGTACGGACGCGGGAAAGCTGGCCGAGGTGCTGGACGCCGAGCGTCCGGACACGGTCGTCAACTGCGTCGGCAGCATCTGGGGCCGGACCGATGCCCAGATGTGGTCCGCCACCGCGGTCCCCACGCTGCGGCTGCTGGACGCACTGGCGCTGATGGCCGCGAGACCGCGACTCGTGCATCTCGGCTCGGTCCTCGAGTACGGCCCGGTGCCGCCCGACACCTCGGTGGGCGCCGACGCGACGCCCCTCCCCGACACGGCGTACGGCAGGAGCAAGCTCGCCGCCAGCGATGCGGTGCTGCGAGGCACCGCCGACGGGCGGGTCGACGGCATCGTGCTCAGGGTCTCGAACGTGTCGGGGCCCGGCACCCCCCGGATCAGCCTGCTGGGTCAGGTCGCCGAGCGCCTGCTGGCGGCGGCCGGGACCGGTACGGAGGCGGTCGTGGAGCTCTCCCGGCTGCGCGCGCACCGGGACTACGTCGACGTACGGGACGTGGCCGATGCCGTCGTCGCCGCCGCCCGCGCACCGGCCGTCGCGGTGCCCGTCGGCATCGGGCGGGGCGAGGCGGTCGCCGTCCGCGCTCTGGTCGACCTGTTCATCGAGGTGAGCGGGGTTCCGGCCCGGGTGGTGGAACGCCCGGCTCCGGGCCGAAAGCCCGGTGCCCGGGAGGACTGGCTGCGGGTCGACATTGGCGCGGCACGCGCCCTGCTGGGTTGGGAGCCGCGCCGTTCGCTGCGGGAGTCGGTCCATGACTGCTGGCAGGACATGGTCCGCACGCACCGGTTCCCCACCACCCCATCGAAACACTCTGGAGGTTGA
- a CDS encoding cytochrome P450, with amino-acid sequence MTSDSSTSEVTPRADAPAEAGATVWPYPFSTATGLGMDPLYGALRERERVSRVRMPYGGEAWMVTRHADAKLVLSDPRFSMAAGAGKDVPRPTEQLLQPGGLVAMDPPEHTRLRRLAGSAFTHRRVEAMRPSVTAFAHRLVDAMTAQGPSADLLDALALPLSISVICQLLGVDYEDRHVFQQFSDALLSTSLPPDEVNRAGEEFVGYLARLVAERRESPTDDLLGAMVQARDDEDRLSENELYMLGAGLLVGGYETTATQIANFAYLLLRDRRLYESLVASPGLIRDAVEELLRFTPLTTVDGYARIALEDVVVGDTLIRAGEAVFTSVAAANLDPEVFAEPDRIDFARERNPHLGFGHGIHYCMGAPLARLEIQVVLEVLTQRLPGLRLAVPATDIRWRPGLLLRVPARLPVTW; translated from the coding sequence ATGACGTCCGACAGCTCCACCTCCGAGGTGACCCCCAGGGCCGATGCCCCGGCCGAGGCCGGCGCGACCGTATGGCCGTATCCGTTCAGCACCGCCACGGGACTGGGCATGGACCCCTTGTACGGGGCACTGCGCGAACGCGAGCGGGTCTCGCGGGTCCGTATGCCCTACGGCGGCGAGGCCTGGATGGTGACCCGCCACGCCGACGCCAAACTGGTGCTCAGCGATCCGCGGTTCAGCATGGCGGCGGGCGCGGGCAAGGACGTCCCCCGCCCCACCGAGCAGCTGCTGCAACCCGGCGGACTGGTCGCGATGGATCCGCCCGAGCACACGCGGCTGCGCCGGCTGGCGGGCAGCGCGTTCACCCACCGCAGAGTGGAGGCCATGCGGCCCTCGGTCACCGCGTTCGCCCACCGGCTGGTGGACGCGATGACCGCCCAGGGCCCGTCCGCCGATCTGCTCGACGCGCTGGCGCTGCCCCTGTCGATCAGCGTCATCTGTCAGCTGCTCGGCGTGGACTATGAGGACCGCCACGTCTTCCAGCAGTTCTCCGACGCGCTGCTGTCGACGTCACTGCCGCCCGACGAGGTCAACCGGGCCGGCGAGGAGTTCGTCGGCTACCTGGCCCGGTTGGTCGCCGAGCGGCGCGAGTCCCCCACCGACGATCTGCTGGGGGCGATGGTCCAGGCCCGTGACGACGAGGACCGCCTGTCCGAGAACGAGCTGTACATGCTGGGGGCGGGGCTCCTGGTCGGCGGGTACGAGACGACGGCCACCCAGATCGCCAACTTCGCGTATCTGCTGCTGCGCGACCGCCGGCTGTACGAGTCGCTGGTCGCCTCCCCCGGGCTGATCCGCGACGCCGTGGAGGAACTGCTCCGTTTCACCCCGCTGACCACGGTGGACGGCTATGCGCGGATCGCGCTGGAGGACGTCGTGGTCGGGGACACCCTCATCCGTGCCGGGGAGGCGGTGTTCACCTCCGTGGCCGCCGCCAACCTGGATCCGGAGGTCTTCGCCGAGCCCGACCGCATCGACTTCGCCAGGGAGCGAAACCCGCACCTCGGCTTCGGCCACGGCATCCACTACTGCATGGGCGCTCCCCTGGCCCGGCTGGAGATCCAGGTGGTGCTGGAGGTCCTCACCCAGCGGCTGCCCGGGCTGCGCCTGGCCGTCCCCGCGACGGACATCCGGTGGCGGCCGGGCCTGCTGCTGCGGGTGCCGGCGCGACTGCCCGTCACATGGTGA
- a CDS encoding dTDP-4-dehydrorhamnose 3,5-epimerase family protein, with the protein MRPLGIEGAWVVEPEVHPDRRGEFHEWFQSERFRRAAGYTMPLAQANVAVNRRGALRGVHFTQLPPGQAKYSACVQGAGIEVVVDIRTGSPTFGQWEAVSVDEHNRTAVYVSAGLGRAFFALTDRTTLIYLCSSGYAPRLDHAVNPLDRDLGIAWPEGIEPVLSAQDAAAPTLAEAERLGLLPTYRAYREHHARLCGAGTAPGPG; encoded by the coding sequence ATGCGCCCGCTCGGCATCGAGGGTGCCTGGGTGGTGGAGCCGGAGGTGCACCCCGACCGCCGCGGCGAGTTCCACGAGTGGTTCCAGAGCGAGAGGTTCCGGCGTGCCGCCGGGTACACGATGCCTCTGGCACAGGCGAACGTCGCGGTGAACCGGCGCGGTGCGCTGCGCGGCGTCCACTTCACCCAACTGCCGCCCGGACAGGCGAAGTACAGCGCGTGCGTGCAGGGCGCGGGAATCGAGGTGGTCGTCGACATCCGTACCGGCTCGCCCACGTTCGGGCAGTGGGAGGCGGTGTCCGTCGACGAGCACAACCGCACCGCCGTGTATGTGTCGGCGGGGCTGGGACGGGCGTTCTTCGCGTTGACCGACCGCACCACCCTGATCTACCTGTGCTCCTCGGGGTACGCCCCACGGCTCGACCACGCGGTCAATCCTCTCGACCGTGACCTGGGGATCGCCTGGCCCGAGGGGATCGAACCGGTGCTGTCCGCGCAGGACGCCGCCGCACCCACCCTCGCCGAGGCGGAGCGGCTCGGGCTCCTCCCCACCTACCGCGCCTACCGCGAGCACCACGCCCGGCTGTGCGGCGCGGGCACCGCACCCGGGCCGGGGTGA
- a CDS encoding TylF/MycF family methyltransferase, which produces MTVATADGRDLYLGLLKKAVTNMIYEDPTHAAGLVTDPRFDREAREGGEDYPTVAHTMIGMKRLDNLHRCLEDVLRDGVPGDFIETGVWRGGACIFARGVLKAHGVTDRTVWVADSFQGFPKTETDDHPMDVEMDLHQYNEAVSLPTSLESVRENFARYELLDDQVRFLPGWFKDTMPTAPVERLAVMRLDGDSYGATMDVLTHLYGKVSPGGYVIVDDYCIPACRQAVHDFRDGLGIEDEIHQVDRQGAYWRLSG; this is translated from the coding sequence TTGACAGTCGCCACCGCCGACGGACGAGATCTCTATCTCGGGCTCCTGAAGAAGGCCGTCACCAACATGATCTACGAGGACCCGACGCACGCGGCGGGCCTCGTCACGGACCCCCGCTTCGACCGGGAGGCCCGCGAGGGCGGTGAGGACTACCCGACGGTCGCCCACACGATGATCGGCATGAAGCGCCTGGACAATCTGCACCGCTGTCTCGAGGACGTGCTGCGCGACGGTGTGCCGGGGGACTTCATCGAGACGGGTGTGTGGCGCGGCGGCGCGTGCATCTTCGCCCGCGGGGTGCTGAAGGCGCATGGCGTGACCGACCGCACGGTGTGGGTGGCCGACTCCTTCCAGGGGTTCCCCAAGACGGAGACGGACGACCATCCGATGGACGTCGAGATGGACCTGCACCAGTACAACGAGGCGGTGAGCCTGCCCACGAGCCTGGAGAGCGTGCGGGAGAACTTCGCCCGCTACGAGCTGCTGGACGACCAGGTCCGGTTCCTGCCCGGGTGGTTCAAGGACACGATGCCGACCGCTCCGGTCGAACGGCTGGCCGTCATGCGCCTCGACGGCGATTCGTACGGGGCCACCATGGACGTACTGACGCACCTGTACGGGAAGGTGTCGCCCGGTGGGTACGTCATCGTCGACGACTACTGCATCCCTGCCTGCCGACAGGCCGTGCACGACTTCCGGGACGGCCTGGGCATCGAGGACGAGATCCACCAGGTGGACCGGCAGGGTGCCTACTGGCGCCTCAGTGGCTGA
- a CDS encoding cytochrome P450, which yields MPTARAADAEAQQEISWPMARTCPFQPPGRYAELRATTPIAPARVWDGSRTWLITRQEHMRALLADPRVRIDPARLPRLSPADGEAEATRSLLTLDAPDHGTLRRVFIPEFTVRRVRAMRPGIERIVDGLLDRFDTLERPADLVAELALPMSTLVICELLGVPYEDHEFFQSRSERATRLMGDDESVTALLELRDYLDRLITEKARAQTSDDGVIGTLVAQGLRTGELTHADVLDNAVLLLAAGHETSAAMTALSVLTLLQHPQAWRELSADPGLLPGAVEELLRYLTVADGLRRSAAEDIELDGHTIRAGDGLIFLLASGNRDESVFPSADLFDIHRPARQHVAFGYGPHQCLGQNLARLELEVTLGAVLRRLPGLRLATDVDALRVKEDSAIFGLHELPVTW from the coding sequence TTGCCCACTGCACGTGCCGCCGATGCCGAGGCGCAGCAGGAGATCTCCTGGCCGATGGCCCGCACCTGCCCGTTCCAGCCTCCCGGCCGGTACGCCGAACTGCGCGCCACCACTCCGATCGCACCGGCCCGTGTCTGGGACGGCTCGCGCACGTGGCTCATCACCAGACAGGAGCACATGCGCGCCCTGCTCGCGGACCCCCGGGTCAGGATCGATCCCGCCAGGCTGCCGAGGCTCTCGCCGGCCGACGGAGAGGCGGAGGCGACCCGCTCGTTGCTCACCCTCGACGCCCCCGACCACGGCACGCTGCGCCGCGTCTTCATCCCCGAGTTCACCGTACGGCGGGTCCGCGCGATGCGGCCCGGCATCGAACGCATCGTGGACGGGCTGCTGGACCGTTTCGACACCCTCGAGCGCCCCGCGGACCTGGTGGCCGAACTAGCCCTGCCCATGTCCACTCTGGTCATCTGCGAGCTGCTCGGAGTGCCCTACGAGGACCACGAGTTCTTCCAGAGCCGCAGCGAACGCGCCACCAGGCTCATGGGGGACGACGAGTCCGTGACCGCGCTGCTGGAGCTGCGGGACTACCTGGACCGGCTGATCACCGAGAAGGCCCGGGCGCAGACGTCCGACGACGGAGTGATCGGCACCCTCGTGGCACAGGGGCTGCGCACCGGCGAACTGACCCACGCGGACGTCCTCGACAACGCCGTACTGCTGCTGGCCGCCGGACACGAGACGAGCGCCGCCATGACCGCGCTCAGTGTGCTGACCCTCCTGCAGCATCCGCAGGCCTGGCGGGAACTGAGCGCGGACCCGGGCCTGTTGCCGGGCGCGGTCGAGGAACTGCTGCGCTACCTCACCGTCGCCGACGGGCTGCGCCGCTCCGCCGCCGAGGACATCGAGCTCGACGGTCACACCATCCGGGCCGGCGACGGGCTGATCTTCCTGCTGGCCTCCGGCAACCGGGACGAGTCCGTCTTCCCCTCCGCGGACCTCTTCGACATCCACCGCCCCGCGCGACAGCACGTCGCCTTCGGCTACGGGCCCCACCAGTGCCTCGGCCAGAACCTGGCCCGGCTCGAACTGGAGGTCACCCTCGGCGCGGTGCTTCGCCGACTGCCCGGGCTGCGCCTCGCCACGGACGTGGACGCCCTGCGGGTGAAGGAGGACTCCGCCATCTTCGGGCTCCACGAGCTGCCCGTCACCTGGTGA
- a CDS encoding ferredoxin, with product MRVRIARDLCVGAGQCERSAPDVFAQDDSGLSRALTEAPAAEQRPSVREAASLCPVRAVLVADDPDARRDPWETP from the coding sequence ATGCGTGTACGCATCGCCAGGGACCTGTGCGTCGGCGCGGGCCAGTGCGAACGGTCGGCCCCGGACGTCTTCGCCCAGGACGACAGCGGGCTGAGCCGGGCCCTCACCGAGGCACCGGCGGCCGAACAGAGGCCCTCGGTGCGCGAGGCCGCGAGCCTCTGCCCGGTCCGCGCGGTCCTGGTGGCCGACGACCCGGACGCCCGGCGCGACCCGTGGGAGACGCCTTGA
- a CDS encoding NAD-dependent epimerase/dehydratase family protein has protein sequence MTIGTWAGRTVLVTGALGFIGSHFVERLAAEGATVIGLHRTDRPLIRTELTALAGDRLRLVRVDLGDQHETRAAFRYLAPHIDAVFHCAALDGNAQYKREHSAEILDANVRTTAHLLNCAREFEVDDVLLLSSSEVYCVPGTSPASEDEDVRRSPQYTQNGYVLSKIFGEILADHHQRQFATRAFRIRPGNVYGPRDSAAGAHNRVIPSMVARAAAGEEIEIWGDGSQTRSFIHVADLVRCALQVVGTGKYEVVNVGSAEEVSILELARLVAEALGVPSRVRTDPDRPAGAAVRRLELARMREVIDFEPRSLRAGLEDTVRWYRRNERPQP, from the coding sequence TTGACGATCGGCACCTGGGCCGGGCGGACCGTGCTGGTCACGGGCGCGCTGGGCTTCATCGGCTCCCACTTCGTCGAGCGGCTCGCCGCCGAGGGCGCGACCGTGATCGGCCTGCACCGTACCGACCGGCCCCTGATCCGCACCGAACTCACCGCCCTGGCGGGGGACCGGCTGCGGCTCGTCCGGGTCGACCTCGGCGACCAGCACGAGACCCGGGCCGCCTTCCGCTACCTGGCCCCGCACATCGACGCCGTCTTCCACTGCGCGGCCCTGGACGGCAACGCCCAGTACAAGCGCGAGCACTCGGCCGAGATCCTGGACGCCAACGTGCGCACCACGGCCCATCTCCTCAACTGCGCCCGCGAGTTCGAGGTGGACGACGTCCTGCTGCTGAGCTCCTCCGAGGTGTACTGCGTACCGGGCACCTCCCCGGCGTCCGAGGACGAGGACGTCCGCCGCAGCCCCCAGTACACCCAGAACGGGTACGTACTCTCCAAGATCTTCGGGGAGATCCTCGCCGACCACCACCAGCGGCAGTTCGCCACCCGCGCCTTTCGGATACGGCCGGGCAATGTGTACGGCCCACGGGACAGCGCCGCCGGCGCCCACAACCGGGTCATCCCGAGCATGGTGGCCCGTGCCGCGGCCGGCGAGGAGATCGAGATCTGGGGTGACGGCAGCCAGACCCGGTCCTTCATCCACGTCGCCGACCTGGTGCGCTGCGCCCTCCAAGTGGTCGGGACGGGCAAGTACGAGGTGGTGAACGTCGGTTCGGCGGAGGAGGTCTCGATTCTGGAGCTGGCCCGGCTGGTGGCCGAGGCCCTGGGGGTGCCCTCCCGCGTCCGGACCGATCCGGACCGCCCCGCGGGCGCGGCGGTCCGCAGGCTGGAACTCGCCAGGATGCGCGAGGTGATCGATTTCGAGCCCCGGTCGCTACGGGCGGGGCTGGAGGACACCGTGCGCTGGTACCGCCGCAACGAACGCCCACAACCGTAG